A region of Vitis vinifera cultivar Pinot Noir 40024 chromosome 13, ASM3070453v1 DNA encodes the following proteins:
- the LOC100265715 gene encoding cytosolic endo-beta-N-acetylglucosaminidase 1 isoform X1 has protein sequence MGKRKEDSKPAKVLNSSFPMQFSQIPASLKRQILISFKNLLKPIHNAFKNLFIPMSQEQLQASSASPPPFDPSQPSTPISYPIKTLQELESRSYFSSFHYPFNVASVPIQSGSLPSRPRMLVCHDMAGGYLDDKWVQGGTNEGAYAIWHWYLMDVFVYFSHSLVTLPPPCWTNAAHKHGVKVLGTFITEWDEGRAICNALLSTKESAQMYAERLTELAVALGFDGWLINMEVALAKGQIPNLKEFVSHLTQTMHSSMPGSLVIWYDSVTIDSSLEWQDQLNNKNKPFFDICDGIFINYTWAESYPKISADAAGDRKFDVYMGIDVFGRNTYGGGQWNTNVALDLLKKEEVSAAIFAPGWVYETKQPPDFQTAQNRWWSLIEKSWGIQQKYPRVLPFYSNFDQGHGYHFAIDAVQVSDTPWCNISCQSFQPFLEFSEDSTNTIQVIVNSKEASYSGGGNITFKGTLQGNDYFRTRLFLGEILLGNLPVHFTYSLKSDSSSLVGLSLEFSSTLNERMSVLLAAQGSTLLTMNQFSSKFSKVIMPHRVVKIEAAPGWVIQESSIAMNGYILTEIHAVCYKSKPDFIDLKLNSGSDHLDNDLARSPSNYYAVLGHLMVKTSDQNPDFLPSSSWLVEVQHIKWASDLQGAKTLSAKIIWKLKDGNYSMSQNYNVYVEKLANEEVGNPGTMLKREQEYLGVAQVEAFYVSDFVVPSGTSSLKFIIQVCGTDGASQKLDDSPYFQLDIEDSISSSGTNDDGMKFRNRKCECGKKAVIKFSKSKNSPQPYCCCPTDSCSYFEWCFSTQDCRRSNVSETDVSMIAELREIHNNYNLVKILVVGTIVWLLGYYLCFFCWS, from the exons atgggaaaaagaaaggaagattcCAAACCTGCAAAAGTGTTAAATTCATCATTTCCAATGCAATTTAGTCAAATTCCCGCGTCCCTGAAACGTCAAATCCTCATTTCCTTCAAAAACCTTCTCAAACCAATCCACAACGCCTTCAAAAACCTCTTCATCCCAATGTCTCAAGAACAGCTCCAAGCCTCCTCTGCGTCTCCACCACCCTTTGACCCATCACAACCCTCTACTCCAATCTCCTACCCTATCAAAACCCTTCAAGAACTCGAGTCCCGCTCCTATTTCAGCTCCTTTCACTACCCATTTAATGTGGCATCTGTGCCTATTCAATCTGGGTCGTTGCCCAGTAGGCCGAGGATGCTTGTGTGCCATGACATGGCTGGTGGGTACCTTGATGATAAGTGGGTTCAGGGAGGGACTAATGAGGGTGCCTATGCGATATGGCACTGGTATTTGATGGATGTGTTCGTGTATTTTTCGCATAGTCTTGTGACTCTTCCGCCTCCTTGCTGGACTAATGCTGCTCACAAGCATGGTGTTAAG GTATTGGGAACCTTCATCACAGAATGGGATGAAGGAAGAGCCATTTGCAATGCACTGCTATCAACAAAGGAGTCTGCTCAAATGTATGCTGAGCGCTTAACAGAGCTTGCTGTTGCTTTGGGCTTTGATGGGTGGCTG ATCAATATGGAAGTTGCATTGGCTAAAGGGCAAATCCCTAATCTGAAAGAATTTGTCAGCCATTTAACCCAGACCATGCACTCTTCAATGCCTGGATCTTTAGTTATATG GTATGATAGCGTCACCATTGATAGTAGTCTTGAGTGGCAAGATCAACTGAACAACAAGAATAAACCTTTCTTTGATATATGTGATGGCATTTTTATAAACTACACGTGGGCg GAAAGCTATCCAAAGATTTCAGCTGATGCTGCTGGTGATAGAAAGTTTGATGTGTACATGGGTATTGATGTTTTTGGAAGGAATACCTATGGTGGTGGACAATGGAAT ACAAATGTTGCACTTGATTTGCTGAAGAAAGAAGAAGTGTCAGCTGCCATATTTGCACCTGGATGGGTCTATGAAACCAAGCAACCACCTGATTTTCAGACTGCACAGAATCG TTGGTGGTCTCTTATTGAGAAATCATGGGGAATACAACAAAAATACCCCAGAGTATTGCCATTCTACTCAAATTTTGATCAG GGTCATGGTTATCATTTTGCAATTGATGCAGTCCAAGTATCAGATACTCCTTGGTGCAACATCTCTTGCCAAAGCTTTCAG CCTTTCCTTGAGTTTTCTGAAGACTCTACCAACACTATTCAAGTCATTGTCAA TTCTAAGGAAGCATCTTATAGCGGAGGAGGGAATATCACATTTAAAGGAACTCTTCAAGGAAATGATTATTTCAGGACGAGGCTCTTTCTGGGAGAGATTCTTTTGGGGAATTTACCAGTCCACTTTACATATTCT TTGAAATCAGATAGCAGCTCTCTGGTTGGCCTTTCTCTTGAGTTCTCTTCTACCTTGAATGAGAGAATGTCGGTTCTTCTTGCAGCCCAGGGAAGCACATTGCTTACAATGAACCAATTCTCAAGCAAATTCAGCAAAGTGATCATGCCACATAGAGTTGTAAAGATAGAAGCAGCTCCAGGGTGGGTCATACAGGAGAGTAGTATTGCAATGAATGGGTACATATTAACAGAAATTCATGCTGTATGCTACAAGTCAAAGCCTGATTTTATTGACTTGAAATTGAATTCTGGGTCAGATCATCTTGATAATGATTTAGCTCGCAGTCCATCAAATTATTATGCAGTGCTTGGTCATCTCATGGTTAAAACTTCTGATCAGAACCCAGATTTCTTACCCTCTAGTTCATGGCTGGTTGAGGTTCAACATATTAAATGGGCTTCAGATTTGCAGGGAGCCAAGACCCTTAGTGCTAAGATCATTTGGAAATTGAAAGATGGAAATTATTCCATGTCCCAAAACTACAATGTTTATGTTGAGAAACTAGCAAATGAAGAGGTTGGAAATCCTGGTACAATGCTTAAAAGAGAGCAGGAATATCTTGGAGTGGCACAAGTGGAAGCTTTTTATGTTTCTGACTTCGTGGTTCCTTCTGGAACTTCCAGTCTTAAATTCATCATACAAGTATGTGGTACTGATGGAGCTAGCCAGAAGCTAGATGATTCTCCATATTTTCAACTGGATATTGAAG ATTCAATATCATCATCTGGTACCAATGATGATGGGATGAAATTCAGGAACCGAAAATGTGAATGTGGCAAGAAAGctgtaataaaattttcaaagtcaAAAAATAGCCCTCAACCCTATTGTTGCTGTCCAACTGATAGTTGTAGCTACTTTGAGTGGTGTTTTTCTACCCAAGATTGTAGAAGGAGCAATGTAAGTGAAACGGATGTGAGTATGATAGCTGAGCTGAGGGAAATTCACAATAATTACAACTTGGTGAAGATTTTGGTTGTTGGGACAATTGTTTGGCTGCTTGGTTATTACCTTTGCTTCTTTTGCTGGTCTTGA
- the LOC100265715 gene encoding cytosolic endo-beta-N-acetylglucosaminidase 1 isoform X4, producing MGKRKEDSKPAKVLNSSFPMQFSQIPASLKRQILISFKNLLKPIHNAFKNLFIPMSQEQLQASSASPPPFDPSQPSTPISYPIKTLQELESRSYFSSFHYPFNVASVPIQSGSLPSRPRMLVCHDMAGGYLDDKWVQGGTNEGAYAIWHWYLMDVFVYFSHSLVTLPPPCWTNAAHKHGVKVLGTFITEWDEGRAICNALLSTKESAQMYAERLTELAVALGFDGWLINMEVALAKGQIPNLKEFVSHLTQTMHSSMPGSLVIWYDSVTIDSSLEWQDQLNNKNKPFFDICDGIFINYTWAESYPKISADAAGDRKFDVYMGIDVFGRNTYGGGQWNTNVALDLLKKEEVSAAIFAPGWVYETKQPPDFQTAQNRWWSLIEKSWGIQQKYPRVLPFYSNFDQGHGYHFAIDAVQVSDTPWCNISCQSFQPFLEFSEDSTNTIQVIVNSKEASYSGGGNITFKGTLQGNDYFRTRLFLGEILLGNLPVHFTYSLKSDSSSLVGLSLEFSSTLNERMSVLLAAQGSTLLTMNQFSSKFSKVIMPHRVVKIEAAPGWVIQESSIAMNGYILTEIHAVCYKSKPDFIDLKLNSGSDHLDNDLARSPSNYYAVLGHLMVKTSDQNPDFLPSSSWLVEVQHIKWASDLQGAKTLSAKIIWKLKDGNYSMSQNYNVYVEKLANEEVGNPGTMLKREQEYLGVAQVEAFYVSDFVVPSGTSSLKFIIQVCGTDGASQKLDDSPYFQLDIEGEFEDEEE from the exons atgggaaaaagaaaggaagattcCAAACCTGCAAAAGTGTTAAATTCATCATTTCCAATGCAATTTAGTCAAATTCCCGCGTCCCTGAAACGTCAAATCCTCATTTCCTTCAAAAACCTTCTCAAACCAATCCACAACGCCTTCAAAAACCTCTTCATCCCAATGTCTCAAGAACAGCTCCAAGCCTCCTCTGCGTCTCCACCACCCTTTGACCCATCACAACCCTCTACTCCAATCTCCTACCCTATCAAAACCCTTCAAGAACTCGAGTCCCGCTCCTATTTCAGCTCCTTTCACTACCCATTTAATGTGGCATCTGTGCCTATTCAATCTGGGTCGTTGCCCAGTAGGCCGAGGATGCTTGTGTGCCATGACATGGCTGGTGGGTACCTTGATGATAAGTGGGTTCAGGGAGGGACTAATGAGGGTGCCTATGCGATATGGCACTGGTATTTGATGGATGTGTTCGTGTATTTTTCGCATAGTCTTGTGACTCTTCCGCCTCCTTGCTGGACTAATGCTGCTCACAAGCATGGTGTTAAG GTATTGGGAACCTTCATCACAGAATGGGATGAAGGAAGAGCCATTTGCAATGCACTGCTATCAACAAAGGAGTCTGCTCAAATGTATGCTGAGCGCTTAACAGAGCTTGCTGTTGCTTTGGGCTTTGATGGGTGGCTG ATCAATATGGAAGTTGCATTGGCTAAAGGGCAAATCCCTAATCTGAAAGAATTTGTCAGCCATTTAACCCAGACCATGCACTCTTCAATGCCTGGATCTTTAGTTATATG GTATGATAGCGTCACCATTGATAGTAGTCTTGAGTGGCAAGATCAACTGAACAACAAGAATAAACCTTTCTTTGATATATGTGATGGCATTTTTATAAACTACACGTGGGCg GAAAGCTATCCAAAGATTTCAGCTGATGCTGCTGGTGATAGAAAGTTTGATGTGTACATGGGTATTGATGTTTTTGGAAGGAATACCTATGGTGGTGGACAATGGAAT ACAAATGTTGCACTTGATTTGCTGAAGAAAGAAGAAGTGTCAGCTGCCATATTTGCACCTGGATGGGTCTATGAAACCAAGCAACCACCTGATTTTCAGACTGCACAGAATCG TTGGTGGTCTCTTATTGAGAAATCATGGGGAATACAACAAAAATACCCCAGAGTATTGCCATTCTACTCAAATTTTGATCAG GGTCATGGTTATCATTTTGCAATTGATGCAGTCCAAGTATCAGATACTCCTTGGTGCAACATCTCTTGCCAAAGCTTTCAG CCTTTCCTTGAGTTTTCTGAAGACTCTACCAACACTATTCAAGTCATTGTCAA TTCTAAGGAAGCATCTTATAGCGGAGGAGGGAATATCACATTTAAAGGAACTCTTCAAGGAAATGATTATTTCAGGACGAGGCTCTTTCTGGGAGAGATTCTTTTGGGGAATTTACCAGTCCACTTTACATATTCT TTGAAATCAGATAGCAGCTCTCTGGTTGGCCTTTCTCTTGAGTTCTCTTCTACCTTGAATGAGAGAATGTCGGTTCTTCTTGCAGCCCAGGGAAGCACATTGCTTACAATGAACCAATTCTCAAGCAAATTCAGCAAAGTGATCATGCCACATAGAGTTGTAAAGATAGAAGCAGCTCCAGGGTGGGTCATACAGGAGAGTAGTATTGCAATGAATGGGTACATATTAACAGAAATTCATGCTGTATGCTACAAGTCAAAGCCTGATTTTATTGACTTGAAATTGAATTCTGGGTCAGATCATCTTGATAATGATTTAGCTCGCAGTCCATCAAATTATTATGCAGTGCTTGGTCATCTCATGGTTAAAACTTCTGATCAGAACCCAGATTTCTTACCCTCTAGTTCATGGCTGGTTGAGGTTCAACATATTAAATGGGCTTCAGATTTGCAGGGAGCCAAGACCCTTAGTGCTAAGATCATTTGGAAATTGAAAGATGGAAATTATTCCATGTCCCAAAACTACAATGTTTATGTTGAGAAACTAGCAAATGAAGAGGTTGGAAATCCTGGTACAATGCTTAAAAGAGAGCAGGAATATCTTGGAGTGGCACAAGTGGAAGCTTTTTATGTTTCTGACTTCGTGGTTCCTTCTGGAACTTCCAGTCTTAAATTCATCATACAAGTATGTGGTACTGATGGAGCTAGCCAGAAGCTAGATGATTCTCCATATTTTCAACTGGATATTGAAG GAGAGTTTGAGGACGAAGAAGAATGA
- the LOC100265715 gene encoding cytosolic endo-beta-N-acetylglucosaminidase 1 isoform X6 — MYAERLTELAVALGFDGWLINMEVALAKGQIPNLKEFVSHLTQTMHSSMPGSLVIWYDSVTIDSSLEWQDQLNNKNKPFFDICDGIFINYTWAESYPKISADAAGDRKFDVYMGIDVFGRNTYGGGQWNTNVALDLLKKEEVSAAIFAPGWVYETKQPPDFQTAQNRWWSLIEKSWGIQQKYPRVLPFYSNFDQGHGYHFAIDAVQVSDTPWCNISCQSFQPFLEFSEDSTNTIQVIVNSKEASYSGGGNITFKGTLQGNDYFRTRLFLGEILLGNLPVHFTYSLKSDSSSLVGLSLEFSSTLNERMSVLLAAQGSTLLTMNQFSSKFSKVIMPHRVVKIEAAPGWVIQESSIAMNGYILTEIHAVCYKSKPDFIDLKLNSGSDHLDNDLARSPSNYYAVLGHLMVKTSDQNPDFLPSSSWLVEVQHIKWASDLQGAKTLSAKIIWKLKDGNYSMSQNYNVYVEKLANEEVGNPGTMLKREQEYLGVAQVEAFYVSDFVVPSGTSSLKFIIQVCGTDGASQKLDDSPYFQLDIEDSISSSGTNDDGMKFRNRKCECGKKAVIKFSKSKNSPQPYCCCPTDSCSYFEWCFSTQDCRRSNVSETDVSMIAELREIHNNYNLVKILVVGTIVWLLGYYLCFFCWS, encoded by the exons ATGTATGCTGAGCGCTTAACAGAGCTTGCTGTTGCTTTGGGCTTTGATGGGTGGCTG ATCAATATGGAAGTTGCATTGGCTAAAGGGCAAATCCCTAATCTGAAAGAATTTGTCAGCCATTTAACCCAGACCATGCACTCTTCAATGCCTGGATCTTTAGTTATATG GTATGATAGCGTCACCATTGATAGTAGTCTTGAGTGGCAAGATCAACTGAACAACAAGAATAAACCTTTCTTTGATATATGTGATGGCATTTTTATAAACTACACGTGGGCg GAAAGCTATCCAAAGATTTCAGCTGATGCTGCTGGTGATAGAAAGTTTGATGTGTACATGGGTATTGATGTTTTTGGAAGGAATACCTATGGTGGTGGACAATGGAAT ACAAATGTTGCACTTGATTTGCTGAAGAAAGAAGAAGTGTCAGCTGCCATATTTGCACCTGGATGGGTCTATGAAACCAAGCAACCACCTGATTTTCAGACTGCACAGAATCG TTGGTGGTCTCTTATTGAGAAATCATGGGGAATACAACAAAAATACCCCAGAGTATTGCCATTCTACTCAAATTTTGATCAG GGTCATGGTTATCATTTTGCAATTGATGCAGTCCAAGTATCAGATACTCCTTGGTGCAACATCTCTTGCCAAAGCTTTCAG CCTTTCCTTGAGTTTTCTGAAGACTCTACCAACACTATTCAAGTCATTGTCAA TTCTAAGGAAGCATCTTATAGCGGAGGAGGGAATATCACATTTAAAGGAACTCTTCAAGGAAATGATTATTTCAGGACGAGGCTCTTTCTGGGAGAGATTCTTTTGGGGAATTTACCAGTCCACTTTACATATTCT TTGAAATCAGATAGCAGCTCTCTGGTTGGCCTTTCTCTTGAGTTCTCTTCTACCTTGAATGAGAGAATGTCGGTTCTTCTTGCAGCCCAGGGAAGCACATTGCTTACAATGAACCAATTCTCAAGCAAATTCAGCAAAGTGATCATGCCACATAGAGTTGTAAAGATAGAAGCAGCTCCAGGGTGGGTCATACAGGAGAGTAGTATTGCAATGAATGGGTACATATTAACAGAAATTCATGCTGTATGCTACAAGTCAAAGCCTGATTTTATTGACTTGAAATTGAATTCTGGGTCAGATCATCTTGATAATGATTTAGCTCGCAGTCCATCAAATTATTATGCAGTGCTTGGTCATCTCATGGTTAAAACTTCTGATCAGAACCCAGATTTCTTACCCTCTAGTTCATGGCTGGTTGAGGTTCAACATATTAAATGGGCTTCAGATTTGCAGGGAGCCAAGACCCTTAGTGCTAAGATCATTTGGAAATTGAAAGATGGAAATTATTCCATGTCCCAAAACTACAATGTTTATGTTGAGAAACTAGCAAATGAAGAGGTTGGAAATCCTGGTACAATGCTTAAAAGAGAGCAGGAATATCTTGGAGTGGCACAAGTGGAAGCTTTTTATGTTTCTGACTTCGTGGTTCCTTCTGGAACTTCCAGTCTTAAATTCATCATACAAGTATGTGGTACTGATGGAGCTAGCCAGAAGCTAGATGATTCTCCATATTTTCAACTGGATATTGAAG ATTCAATATCATCATCTGGTACCAATGATGATGGGATGAAATTCAGGAACCGAAAATGTGAATGTGGCAAGAAAGctgtaataaaattttcaaagtcaAAAAATAGCCCTCAACCCTATTGTTGCTGTCCAACTGATAGTTGTAGCTACTTTGAGTGGTGTTTTTCTACCCAAGATTGTAGAAGGAGCAATGTAAGTGAAACGGATGTGAGTATGATAGCTGAGCTGAGGGAAATTCACAATAATTACAACTTGGTGAAGATTTTGGTTGTTGGGACAATTGTTTGGCTGCTTGGTTATTACCTTTGCTTCTTTTGCTGGTCTTGA
- the LOC100265715 gene encoding cytosolic endo-beta-N-acetylglucosaminidase 1 isoform X2 — MGKRKEDSKPAKVLNSSFPMQFSQIPASLKRQILISFKNLLKPIHNAFKNLFIPMSQEQLQASSASPPPFDPSQPSTPISYPIKTLQELESRSYFSSFHYPFNVASVPIQSGSLPSRPRMLVCHDMAGGYLDDKWVQGGTNEGAYAIWHWYLMDVFVYFSHSLVTLPPPCWTNAAHKHGVKVLGTFITEWDEGRAICNALLSTKESAQMYAERLTELAVALGFDGWLINMEVALAKGQIPNLKEFVSHLTQTMHSSMPGSLVIWYDSVTIDSSLEWQDQLNNKNKPFFDICDGIFINYTWAESYPKISADAAGDRKFDVYMGIDVFGRNTYGGGQWNTNVALDLLKKEEVSAAIFAPGWVYETKQPPDFQTAQNRWWSLIEKSWGIQQKYPRVLPFYSNFDQGHGYHFAIDAVQVSDTPWCNISCQSFQPFLEFSEDSTNTIQVIVNSKEASYSGGGNITFKGTLQGNDYFRTRLFLGEILLGNLPVHFTYSLKSDSSSLVGLSLEFSSTLNERMSVLLAAQGSTLLTMNQFSSKFSKVIMPHRVVKIEAAPGWVIQESSIAMNGYILTEIHAVCYKSKPDFIDLKLNSGSDHLDNDLARSPSNYYAVLGHLMVKTSDQNPDFLPSSSWLVEVQHIKWASDLQGAKTLSAKIIWKLKDGNYSMSQNYNVYVEKLANEEVGNPGTMLKREQEYLGVAQVEAFYVSDFVVPSGTSSLKFIIQVCGTDGASQKLDDSPYFQLDIEDPWRVLLPAENEQVVQQAPIVESSAFTTDA; from the exons atgggaaaaagaaaggaagattcCAAACCTGCAAAAGTGTTAAATTCATCATTTCCAATGCAATTTAGTCAAATTCCCGCGTCCCTGAAACGTCAAATCCTCATTTCCTTCAAAAACCTTCTCAAACCAATCCACAACGCCTTCAAAAACCTCTTCATCCCAATGTCTCAAGAACAGCTCCAAGCCTCCTCTGCGTCTCCACCACCCTTTGACCCATCACAACCCTCTACTCCAATCTCCTACCCTATCAAAACCCTTCAAGAACTCGAGTCCCGCTCCTATTTCAGCTCCTTTCACTACCCATTTAATGTGGCATCTGTGCCTATTCAATCTGGGTCGTTGCCCAGTAGGCCGAGGATGCTTGTGTGCCATGACATGGCTGGTGGGTACCTTGATGATAAGTGGGTTCAGGGAGGGACTAATGAGGGTGCCTATGCGATATGGCACTGGTATTTGATGGATGTGTTCGTGTATTTTTCGCATAGTCTTGTGACTCTTCCGCCTCCTTGCTGGACTAATGCTGCTCACAAGCATGGTGTTAAG GTATTGGGAACCTTCATCACAGAATGGGATGAAGGAAGAGCCATTTGCAATGCACTGCTATCAACAAAGGAGTCTGCTCAAATGTATGCTGAGCGCTTAACAGAGCTTGCTGTTGCTTTGGGCTTTGATGGGTGGCTG ATCAATATGGAAGTTGCATTGGCTAAAGGGCAAATCCCTAATCTGAAAGAATTTGTCAGCCATTTAACCCAGACCATGCACTCTTCAATGCCTGGATCTTTAGTTATATG GTATGATAGCGTCACCATTGATAGTAGTCTTGAGTGGCAAGATCAACTGAACAACAAGAATAAACCTTTCTTTGATATATGTGATGGCATTTTTATAAACTACACGTGGGCg GAAAGCTATCCAAAGATTTCAGCTGATGCTGCTGGTGATAGAAAGTTTGATGTGTACATGGGTATTGATGTTTTTGGAAGGAATACCTATGGTGGTGGACAATGGAAT ACAAATGTTGCACTTGATTTGCTGAAGAAAGAAGAAGTGTCAGCTGCCATATTTGCACCTGGATGGGTCTATGAAACCAAGCAACCACCTGATTTTCAGACTGCACAGAATCG TTGGTGGTCTCTTATTGAGAAATCATGGGGAATACAACAAAAATACCCCAGAGTATTGCCATTCTACTCAAATTTTGATCAG GGTCATGGTTATCATTTTGCAATTGATGCAGTCCAAGTATCAGATACTCCTTGGTGCAACATCTCTTGCCAAAGCTTTCAG CCTTTCCTTGAGTTTTCTGAAGACTCTACCAACACTATTCAAGTCATTGTCAA TTCTAAGGAAGCATCTTATAGCGGAGGAGGGAATATCACATTTAAAGGAACTCTTCAAGGAAATGATTATTTCAGGACGAGGCTCTTTCTGGGAGAGATTCTTTTGGGGAATTTACCAGTCCACTTTACATATTCT TTGAAATCAGATAGCAGCTCTCTGGTTGGCCTTTCTCTTGAGTTCTCTTCTACCTTGAATGAGAGAATGTCGGTTCTTCTTGCAGCCCAGGGAAGCACATTGCTTACAATGAACCAATTCTCAAGCAAATTCAGCAAAGTGATCATGCCACATAGAGTTGTAAAGATAGAAGCAGCTCCAGGGTGGGTCATACAGGAGAGTAGTATTGCAATGAATGGGTACATATTAACAGAAATTCATGCTGTATGCTACAAGTCAAAGCCTGATTTTATTGACTTGAAATTGAATTCTGGGTCAGATCATCTTGATAATGATTTAGCTCGCAGTCCATCAAATTATTATGCAGTGCTTGGTCATCTCATGGTTAAAACTTCTGATCAGAACCCAGATTTCTTACCCTCTAGTTCATGGCTGGTTGAGGTTCAACATATTAAATGGGCTTCAGATTTGCAGGGAGCCAAGACCCTTAGTGCTAAGATCATTTGGAAATTGAAAGATGGAAATTATTCCATGTCCCAAAACTACAATGTTTATGTTGAGAAACTAGCAAATGAAGAGGTTGGAAATCCTGGTACAATGCTTAAAAGAGAGCAGGAATATCTTGGAGTGGCACAAGTGGAAGCTTTTTATGTTTCTGACTTCGTGGTTCCTTCTGGAACTTCCAGTCTTAAATTCATCATACAAGTATGTGGTACTGATGGAGCTAGCCAGAAGCTAGATGATTCTCCATATTTTCAACTGGATATTGAAG ATCCTTGGAGGGTACTCCTTCCAGCAGAGAATGAGCAAGTTGTTCAACAAGCTCCTATTGTTGAGTCTTCAGCATTTACCACTGATGCCTAG